A stretch of DNA from Microbacterium croceum:
GTCGTTGAGCGCGTCGAAGATGCGGAAGATGTCGACACCACTTGCTGCGGCCTCTGCCACGAAGGCATCGGTCACCGCGGTCGGGTACGGGGTGTAGCCGACCGTGTTCCGCCCGCGCAACAGCATCTGGATCGCGACGTTCGGCAGGGCCGCCCGCAGCTTGTCGAGGCGCTCCCACGGGTCTTCGCCGAGGAACCGCAGCGCGACGTCGTACGTCGCACCGCCCCAGGCCTCGACCGAGAGCAGACCAGGCGTCAGCTGCGCGATGTACGGCGCCGCGGCGACGAGGTCCTTCGTGCGCACGCGTGTGGCCAGCAGGGATTGATGAGCGTCGCGGAAAGTCGTGTCGGTGATCGCGAGCGCGGTCTGCTCTCGCAGGCTCCGCGCGAAGCCCTCAGGGCCGAGCTCCAGCAGTCGCTGACGCGAGCCGGCGACGGGCTGCGCGGTCAGGTCGATGCTCGGGAGCTTGGTCCGCGGGTCCACGACACCGGGGTGCGCACCGTGCGGCTTGTTGACGGTGACGTCCACGAGCCAGTTCAGCATCTTGGTTCCGCGGTCCTTCGACACCCGGCCGCGCAGAAGCTCAGGGCGCTCGTCGATGAACGAGGTGCTGACGTCTCCCGCGATGAAGGCCTCGTCCTCGAGCAGTGCCTGCAGGAAGGGGATGTTGGTGGAGACGCCGCGGATGCGGAACTCGGCCAGCGCACGACGCGCACGCGCGACGGCTGCCGGGAAGTCGCGCCCGCGACAGGTGAGCTTGGCGAGCATCGAGTCGAAGTGGGGGCTGATCTGTGCGCCCTGGTGCACGGTTCCGCCGTCGAGGCGGATGCCGGCGCCACCAGGCGAACGGTAGGTCGTGATCTTCCCCGTGTCCGGACGGAAGCCCTGGGTCGGGTCTTCCGTGGTGATACGGCACTGGAGCGCCGCGCCGCGCAGGTGCACGTTCTCCTGCTGCAGACCCAGCTGCGCGAGCGACTGCCCCGCCGCGATCCGCATCTGGCTCTGGACGAGGTCGACGTCGGTCACCTCCTCGGTCACCGTGTGCTCGACCTGGATGCGCGGGTTCATCTCGATGAACACCACCTCGCCGGCGCGCTCCCCCGCCGTCTCCAGCAGGAACTCGACAGTGCCGGCGTTCTCGTAGCCGATCGACCGCGCGAACGCGACCGCGTAGCCGTGCAGAGCGGTGCGGACGCTGTCATCCAGGTTCGGGGCCGGGGCGATCTCGACGACCTTCTGGTGACGGCGCTGCACCGAGCAGTCGCGCTCGAAGAGGTGGACCGTCTCGCCGGTCTTGTCGGCGAGGATCTGCACCTCGATGTGGCGAGGCCGCACGACCGCCTGCTCCAGGAACATGCGCGCGTCACCGAACGCGCTGGCAGCCTCGCGCATCGCCTCGGCAAGCGCCGGCGCGAGCTCGTCGGCCGTGGCCACGCGCCGCATGCCGCGACCGCCACCACCGGCGACGGCCTTCGCGAAGAGCGGGAATCCGATCTCCTCCGCCTGCGACACGAGCAGCTCGACGTCATCCGATGCCTCGGTGGAGCGCAGCACCGGCACACCGGCCTCGATCGCGTGCCGCTTGGCCTCGACCTTGTTGCCCGCCATCTCGAGCACCGAAGCGGGGGGTCCGATGAAGACGATGCCGTTCGCCGCCGCCTTCTCCGCCAGCTCCGGGTTCTCGGAGAGGAACCCGTAACCGGGGTAGATCGCGTCAGCACCGGACTCGCGCGCGACACGGATGATCTCGTCGACGCTCAGGTAGGCGCGAACAGGGTGACCCCGCTCGCCGATCTCGTAGGCTTCATCGGCCTTCAACCGATGAACGGAACCACGGTCCTCATGCGGGAAGACGGCGACGGTTCTCGCCCCGACTTCTACTGCCGCACGGAAGGCACGAATCGCGATCTCGCCACGGTTTGCCACAAGGATCTTCTTGAACATGCACACCTCTGAAAGCTCGATGGGCGCCGTTTTCGACGCACATGGGGCGGGGCTGAGTGTTCCCCCAGCCTAGGGGAAGGTAACGTGGAGTCCGTGCACGTACTCAGCGTCAGCTCTCTCAAGGGAGGCGTCGGCAAGACGACCGTGACCCTCGGCCTGGCCTCAGCGGCCTTCGCCCGAGGCGTCCGTACTCTCGTCGTCGACCTCGACCCTCAGTCCGATGTGTCCACCGGGATGGATATCCAGGTGGCAGGTCGGCTCAACATCGCCGATGTCCTGGCGAACCCGAAGGAGAAGGTCGTCCGACAGGCGATCACCTCCAGCGGGTGGGCCAAGGTGCATCCCGGCACCATCGACGTGCTCATCGGCAGCCCCTCGGCGATCAACTTCGACGGTCCGCACCCCAGCGTGCGCGACGTGTGGAAGCTCGAGGAAGCGCTCGCCGCCGTCGAAGCCGACTATGACCTCGTGCTGATCGACTGCGCGCCGTCGCTGAACGCCCTGACGCGCACGGCATGGGCAGCCAGCGACCGTGTCATGGTCGTCACCGAACCCGGACTCTTCTCCGTCGCCGCCGCCGACCGAGCCCTGCGCGCGATCGAGGAGATCCGTCGCGGTCTCTCGCCTCGTCTTCAGCCGCTCGGCATCGTGGTAAATCGCGTACGCCCGCAGTCCATCGAGCATCAGTTCCGCATCAAGGAACTCCGCGACATGTTCGGCCCGCTCGTCCTCTCGCCCCAACTGCCGGAGCGCACCTCGCTGCAGCAGGCGCAGGGCGCAGCGAAGCCGCTTCACATCTGGCCCGGCGATTCCGCCCAGGAGCTCGCTGCGGACTTCGATCAGCTCCTCGACCGCATCATCCGCACCGGACGCATCGCCGTCGCAGACAACGGCACCCAGAACTGATCAGTACACGCGCACACAGCGAAACGGCCATCCTCGTCGAGGATGGCCGTTCTGCGTGATGCAGACGTTCGTCAGGCGGAGCGCTGGGAGCGACGGGCACTGAGTTCGTCGACCGGGTCGGGCGCGGTCGCATCGAACTGCACGAGCGTGGACTCGACCTCGCGCAGGACCTTGCCCACCGCGATGCCGAACACTCCCTGACCACGGCTGACCAGGTCGATGACCTCGTCGTTCGAGGTGCAGAGGTAGACAGAGGCGCCGTCGCTCATCAGAGTCGTCCCGGCGAGATCGCGGATGCCGGCGCGGCGGAGCTCCTCCACCGCAGTGCGGATCTGCTGCAGTGAGATTCCGGTGTCCAGCAGACTCTTGACGAGCTTGAGCACCAGGATGTCGCGGAAGCCGTAAAGACGCTGCGACCCGGAGCCGTTGGCCCCGCGAACCGTGGGTTCGACGAGTTCGGTGCGGGCCCAGTAGTCGAGCTGACGGTAGGTGATGCCGGCGGCGCGTGCGGCGACAGCGCCGCGGTAGCCGACCTCATCGTCCATGGCCGGAAGACCGTCCGTGAAGAGGAGTTCGGGCACGAAGCGCGGGTCTCCTGCGAGCTCATCCGCATTCATCTGAAATCCTCCCTGGAACGGTTATCTCCACGGTAGAGCAGTGCCCAGGCAGCAGCAATGACATCCGCGCGAGACCGAAGGTGTGTCGCAATCAGTTCGTTACGAAAGGACCCGCGACAACGCATCCTTGACGAAGAGCGAGCGCACCTCGTCGATCTTCGTGGCCAGTTCAGGAGCCAGTTCGCTCGCCTTGGCGCGCGACGCGGCATCCGTGCGACGGAGCAGTGCCGACATCGCGGATTCGATGAGTGCGACCTCGCGTTCGGCGCCCTGGCGCAGCGAACGGAGGTGCCGCGGTTCGATGCCGTGACGGTCGAGCGCCACGAGGCCGCGCAGCAGCGTGACGACCGACTCCGAATAGCTCTCCTGCGCCGTGATGACACCCGTGCTGATCGCGTCGTTGAGCAGCTGAGGCCCTGCCCCGGCCGCGGCGAGGAGCTCGTCGCGACGGTAGCGACGCGGCGCGGGCGCGATGGACGGAGGCGGCGTGAGAGCAGCGCCCTCACCCCGCGCCTCGGCCTCGTCGAGCTGCTCGCGGATGACGCTCAGCGGCAGGTAGTGGTCGCGTTGCAACGTGAGGCCGAGACGGAGCCGCTCGATGTCGGCCGAGGAGAACTTGCGGTAACCCGACTCGGTCCGGGAAGGCGTCACGATTCCCTGGACCTCGAGGAAGCGCAACTTGCTGGAGGTCAGTTCGGGGAACTCCGGTGTGAGTCTGGCCAGCACCTGGCCGATACTCAACAGGCCCGCGGACGCAGAGCGTTCGCGGGCGGGAGAGGCCGCCATCAGTTGTTCGCCGTGGGGCGATCGACGGGTGAGGCGAAGAAGTTCAGGCGGAACTTGCCGACCCGGACCTCGGATCCGTCGACCAACGGGCTGCGGTCGACACGCTCACCGTTCACATAGGTGCCGTTGAGGGAGCGCTGATCGATGATCTCGAAGGTCGTCCCGGTGCGGGTGACCTCGGCGTGACGACGGGACACGGTCACGTCGTCGAAGAAGATGTCGGCCTCGGGGTGGCGTCCGACAGTGGTCACGTCGGTATCCAGGAGATACCGGGCTCCGGCGAGGGCGCCGGAGCGGACCAGCAGGAGCGCTGATCCTGAGGGCAGAGCGGCGATCGCGGCCTGCTCCACATCGGTGAGTTCCACACCGAACGGCACGAAGGACAGGTCCGAATCGTGTCCGAACGTCTGCGTCACGTCGTGTCGTTGTTCGCCGGAACGGTGAATGGCCGAGTCACCTGCCGGTCGGCTGTCGCTGTCTGTCACTGTGCCCTCCTCGTCATCCAGACTAACGGATTCCGGAGCGGTCCTGGGAGGCCGCCTTCACACTCAGGCATCCCATACCGGAGATTCATAGGCTGTGAGGGTGCAGACCACAGCCCGCCGCTTCCCCGCCGTCCCCGTCGCGCTGGCCGCGACCCTCCTCGCCGCGTTCCTGGTGCTCTTCTCACCGCTCGCCGCGTCCGCCCACGATGCCCTGGTGTCGTCATCGCCGGCGGCCGACAGCACCGTGGAGACGCTCCCCGACGAGCTGACGCTCACCTTCAGCGCCAAGCTGATCACCGGCGAAGGCGCGACCGAGGTCGTCGTGACGGACGCGGAAGGCAACTCGGTCACCGACGGCGAGCCGACCGTGGACGGGGCGATCGTCACACAGCCGCTGAAGGCCGAGGCCGCTGCCGGCGAGTACCACGTCATCTGGAAGGTCGTCTCGAGCGACGGCCACCCCACGTCGGAGGAGTTCTTCTTCACCGTCACCGCGAGCTCCCTCCCCGCGCCAGACGCCACCCCCACGACGGCACCGGCGACGGCTGCCCCCTCGCCGGAGTCCACCAGCACACCGGAAGCGACGACGACGCCGGCGCCGGATGCCGACGCCCCGTCCAGCGCTTCTGCGTGGATCTGGGCCCTGTCGATCGGCGGCATCGCCGCGATCGCGGCACTGCTCGTCTGGTGGACCGTGCGCGCCAGGAAGAACGCCTCCGCGACCGATTCCGACCCCTCCA
This window harbors:
- the ftsR gene encoding transcriptional regulator FtsR, producing MAASPARERSASAGLLSIGQVLARLTPEFPELTSSKLRFLEVQGIVTPSRTESGYRKFSSADIERLRLGLTLQRDHYLPLSVIREQLDEAEARGEGAALTPPPSIAPAPRRYRRDELLAAAGAGPQLLNDAISTGVITAQESYSESVVTLLRGLVALDRHGIEPRHLRSLRQGAEREVALIESAMSALLRRTDAASRAKASELAPELATKIDEVRSLFVKDALSRVLS
- a CDS encoding MerR family transcriptional regulator, producing MNADELAGDPRFVPELLFTDGLPAMDDEVGYRGAVAARAAGITYRQLDYWARTELVEPTVRGANGSGSQRLYGFRDILVLKLVKSLLDTGISLQQIRTAVEELRRAGIRDLAGTTLMSDGASVYLCTSNDEVIDLVSRGQGVFGIAVGKVLREVESTLVQFDATAPDPVDELSARRSQRSA
- a CDS encoding copper resistance CopC family protein, with product MQTTARRFPAVPVALAATLLAAFLVLFSPLAASAHDALVSSSPAADSTVETLPDELTLTFSAKLITGEGATEVVVTDAEGNSVTDGEPTVDGAIVTQPLKAEAAAGEYHVIWKVVSSDGHPTSEEFFFTVTASSLPAPDATPTTAPATAAPSPESTSTPEATTTPAPDADAPSSASAWIWALSIGGIAAIAALLVWWTVRARKNASATDSDPSTGR
- a CDS encoding ParA family protein, whose product is MHVLSVSSLKGGVGKTTVTLGLASAAFARGVRTLVVDLDPQSDVSTGMDIQVAGRLNIADVLANPKEKVVRQAITSSGWAKVHPGTIDVLIGSPSAINFDGPHPSVRDVWKLEEALAAVEADYDLVLIDCAPSLNALTRTAWAASDRVMVVTEPGLFSVAAADRALRAIEEIRRGLSPRLQPLGIVVNRVRPQSIEHQFRIKELRDMFGPLVLSPQLPERTSLQQAQGAAKPLHIWPGDSAQELAADFDQLLDRIIRTGRIAVADNGTQN
- a CDS encoding FHA domain-containing protein, with the translated sequence MTDSDSRPAGDSAIHRSGEQRHDVTQTFGHDSDLSFVPFGVELTDVEQAAIAALPSGSALLLVRSGALAGARYLLDTDVTTVGRHPEADIFFDDVTVSRRHAEVTRTGTTFEIIDQRSLNGTYVNGERVDRSPLVDGSEVRVGKFRLNFFASPVDRPTANN
- a CDS encoding pyruvate carboxylase; this translates as MFKKILVANRGEIAIRAFRAAVEVGARTVAVFPHEDRGSVHRLKADEAYEIGERGHPVRAYLSVDEIIRVARESGADAIYPGYGFLSENPELAEKAAANGIVFIGPPASVLEMAGNKVEAKRHAIEAGVPVLRSTEASDDVELLVSQAEEIGFPLFAKAVAGGGGRGMRRVATADELAPALAEAMREAASAFGDARMFLEQAVVRPRHIEVQILADKTGETVHLFERDCSVQRRHQKVVEIAPAPNLDDSVRTALHGYAVAFARSIGYENAGTVEFLLETAGERAGEVVFIEMNPRIQVEHTVTEEVTDVDLVQSQMRIAAGQSLAQLGLQQENVHLRGAALQCRITTEDPTQGFRPDTGKITTYRSPGGAGIRLDGGTVHQGAQISPHFDSMLAKLTCRGRDFPAAVARARRALAEFRIRGVSTNIPFLQALLEDEAFIAGDVSTSFIDERPELLRGRVSKDRGTKMLNWLVDVTVNKPHGAHPGVVDPRTKLPSIDLTAQPVAGSRQRLLELGPEGFARSLREQTALAITDTTFRDAHQSLLATRVRTKDLVAAAPYIAQLTPGLLSVEAWGGATYDVALRFLGEDPWERLDKLRAALPNVAIQMLLRGRNTVGYTPYPTAVTDAFVAEAAASGVDIFRIFDALNDVEQMRPAIDAVRRTGTAVAEVALCYTGDLLNPAEDLYTLDYYLELAQQIVDAGAHIIAIKDMAGLLRPAAAATLVAALRERFDLPVHLHTHDTPGGQLATLLAASAVGVDAVDAASAPLSGTTSQPSLSALVAALAHTDRDSGIDLGGVSDLEPYWEAVRHQYAPFESGLPGPTGRVYHHEIPGGQLSNLRQQAKALGLADDFELIEDMYAAADRILGRVPKVTPSSKVVGDLALHLAAVKADPADFEANPEKYDVPDSVVGFMAGELGDLPGGWPEPFRTKVLAGRSVRPGVTALTADDEAALAGDSVTRRARLNTLLFPAPTQEFTQMRELFGDLSVLDTSDYLYGLVQGQEHLIEIDRGVQLYVGLEAIGDADDRGMRTVMTTLNGQLRPVFVRDRSIAVDAHEVEKADTSVPGQVAAPFSGVVTLKADVGAHVRAGEPVASIEAMKMEAAITSPIDGVVERHAISETQQVDAGDLLVVIRPAH